One Lactobacillus sp. CBA3606 DNA segment encodes these proteins:
- a CDS encoding APC family permease — MQAANSKTKLNRSLGFWSALSLVVGTVIGSGIFFKQSSVLDSAGSTTNALLAWLLGGLITLTAGLTIAEVGAQMPHTGGLYVYMEAIYGKLWGFLSGWMQVVIYGPAIIASIGAYLGILLVGFFNLSSQWQAPLSIGVIVLIGILNMFENRWGAAFQMVTTLGKLLPIIAIIIFGLFFGNQAAFGQTLQSVSQSNGTFGVAVLATLFAYDGWILVANLGGEIKEPQKMLPRAIILGISLVLVAYTLVTYGILHFVPAETIHKLGQQTTLYFAQAAFGTIGGRLLNIGIIVSMVGCLNGKIMTFPRIVYAMADRHQLPFSKQLRYLNPKSHEPIIATAVILAYASILILFFNPDRLSDLCIFTVYCFYVATFIGVFLLRHRQAGQPRPFSTPWFPLTPLIAILGALFVIVSEIGSDLPGVLLSLLIVALGLPVYYYQRRQTTL, encoded by the coding sequence ATGCAAGCTGCTAACTCTAAGACCAAGCTTAACCGTTCGTTAGGCTTTTGGTCCGCATTATCCTTAGTTGTCGGGACCGTTATTGGTTCCGGGATTTTTTTCAAACAGTCATCCGTTCTAGACAGTGCTGGCTCCACTACTAATGCCTTGTTAGCTTGGCTACTAGGTGGCCTCATCACGTTAACCGCTGGCCTAACGATTGCTGAAGTTGGGGCACAAATGCCTCATACAGGCGGTCTTTACGTCTATATGGAAGCCATCTATGGTAAGCTGTGGGGCTTCTTATCCGGCTGGATGCAAGTCGTCATCTATGGGCCGGCAATTATTGCTTCCATTGGGGCTTATCTTGGTATTTTACTCGTTGGCTTTTTCAATTTATCCAGCCAATGGCAAGCGCCACTTTCAATTGGCGTCATCGTCTTAATCGGAATTTTAAATATGTTTGAAAATCGCTGGGGTGCGGCCTTTCAGATGGTGACAACCTTGGGCAAGCTCTTACCCATTATCGCCATCATTATCTTTGGGTTGTTCTTCGGTAATCAAGCCGCTTTTGGGCAAACTTTACAATCGGTCAGTCAAAGTAATGGCACTTTTGGTGTCGCCGTTTTAGCTACTTTATTCGCCTATGATGGTTGGATCTTAGTCGCAAATTTGGGCGGCGAAATCAAAGAACCGCAAAAAATGCTACCCCGGGCCATCATCTTAGGTATCTCACTAGTCTTGGTCGCTTATACGCTAGTCACCTACGGGATTTTACACTTCGTCCCCGCCGAAACCATTCACAAACTCGGCCAACAAACCACCCTATACTTTGCCCAGGCTGCCTTTGGCACAATCGGTGGTCGATTACTGAATATCGGAATTATCGTGTCCATGGTTGGCTGTCTGAATGGCAAAATCATGACCTTTCCACGAATCGTCTACGCCATGGCTGACCGTCACCAACTTCCATTCTCCAAACAGCTTCGTTACTTAAATCCAAAGTCACACGAACCAATTATCGCCACAGCCGTTATTTTGGCTTATGCCAGCATCCTGATTCTCTTCTTTAATCCCGATCGGTTATCAGACCTGTGTATTTTCACCGTCTATTGCTTCTATGTGGCAACTTTCATCGGGGTCTTCTTGCTGCGTCATCGTCAAGCAGGACAACCGCGGCCTTTCTCCACGCCTTGGTTTCCACTGACGCCATTGATTGCCATTTTAGGGGCACTCTTCGTCATTG
- a CDS encoding TSUP family transporter encodes MVIAIVTILTLTSVGLFGLLVVTAHRRQVKLSGREFGIGIGIGAVTDFLDTLGIGSFVTTTAIFQATHYLKDERKLPGTLNTGHAIPTAVEALFFVTTVKVEAWTLISLVLAAAIGAVLGSEVMVKLNQRRIQLIMAGALVVTAILMAAKLAGWISLLGIANHATSLRGWPLAIGIVGNFILGLLMSAGVGLYAPCMVMVYFLGLTPIAAFPIMMLSCALLMPSSALNFIRRDRVDYRGLFGIILGGIIGVVLAATVVKSLSLTAISWLIVCVSLWTAQSLWRAVVRTRSGMSTN; translated from the coding sequence ATGGTTATTGCAATTGTGACGATCCTGACACTGACCAGTGTTGGGTTATTTGGGCTGTTAGTCGTAACGGCTCATCGGCGCCAGGTGAAGTTAAGTGGTCGTGAATTTGGTATCGGGATAGGTATCGGAGCGGTGACTGACTTTTTGGATACGTTGGGGATTGGGAGCTTTGTGACGACGACAGCTATTTTTCAGGCGACTCATTATCTAAAAGATGAACGCAAGTTACCGGGGACCCTGAATACGGGACATGCCATTCCAACAGCCGTTGAGGCGCTGTTCTTCGTAACGACAGTTAAGGTTGAGGCTTGGACCTTAATCAGTCTGGTCTTAGCCGCCGCGATTGGTGCGGTACTAGGAAGTGAAGTAATGGTCAAGCTCAATCAACGCCGAATTCAGCTCATCATGGCGGGGGCCTTGGTCGTGACGGCAATCTTGATGGCGGCTAAGTTAGCCGGGTGGATTAGTCTCTTGGGGATTGCCAATCATGCGACTAGTTTACGTGGCTGGCCATTGGCAATTGGGATTGTTGGTAATTTTATTTTGGGATTATTGATGTCTGCTGGGGTTGGTCTATACGCCCCTTGCATGGTGATGGTGTATTTTCTAGGTTTGACGCCGATTGCTGCTTTTCCGATTATGATGTTGTCATGTGCGTTGCTCATGCCGAGTTCAGCCTTGAACTTTATTCGCCGTGACCGCGTGGATTATCGGGGCTTGTTTGGGATTATTTTGGGCGGCATTATCGGCGTTGTTTTAGCTGCAACTGTCGTTAAATCATTATCACTGACAGCTATTAGCTGGCTGATTGTGTGTGTGAGTCTTTGGACGGCGCAGTCATTATGGCGGGCGGTGGTTCGAACCCGTAGTGGGATGTCAACGAATTAA
- the hflX gene encoding GTPase HflX yields MSEPIVQPVIIAGMGKTMTNYDYAMSELEALVEANNMQTALRIDQNLEKPNRATYFGKGKVVEIKEIAEAKELNVMVVNADLTPSQVRNLETETGLQIIDRTGLILEIFGNRARSKEAQLQVKIAQLQYQLPRLRTSIANRLDQQAGAAAGGGGGYTNRGSGETQLELNRRTIQDRISHAKHELKELNKDEEVRRSQRDKANLPNVALVGYTNAGKSTTMNGLVRLFGKGDDKQVFEKDMLFATLDTSIRQLTFPDNKQLLLSDTVGFVSNLPHNLINAFRSTLSEAANADLLIQVIDYSDPHYKEMMATTEATLKAIGVHDVPMIYAYNKADLTEATYPTQQDDQLIYAAKDEKSLQLLTQIIKAQVFKNFVTKTLLIPFNDGEVVAYLNDHANILKTDYLADGTQLTVELTPVDAQRYAHYEVTPA; encoded by the coding sequence ATGTCCGAACCAATCGTACAACCCGTCATTATTGCCGGCATGGGTAAAACCATGACCAATTATGACTATGCGATGTCTGAGTTGGAAGCCTTAGTTGAAGCAAACAATATGCAGACTGCTTTACGCATCGATCAGAATTTAGAAAAACCGAACCGCGCAACCTATTTCGGTAAAGGTAAAGTGGTTGAAATCAAAGAAATCGCTGAAGCCAAGGAATTAAACGTCATGGTCGTCAACGCTGATTTAACCCCTAGTCAGGTTCGTAACTTAGAAACTGAAACCGGGCTCCAAATCATCGACCGGACTGGTCTTATTTTAGAGATTTTCGGGAATCGAGCTCGTAGTAAAGAAGCTCAGCTCCAAGTAAAAATCGCCCAACTCCAATATCAATTGCCGCGCTTACGAACCAGTATTGCCAACCGACTTGACCAACAGGCCGGGGCCGCTGCTGGTGGTGGCGGTGGCTATACCAACCGTGGTTCTGGTGAAACCCAACTGGAATTAAATCGCCGGACGATTCAAGACCGTATTAGCCATGCTAAGCATGAACTAAAGGAATTGAACAAGGACGAAGAAGTTCGCCGGTCTCAACGGGATAAGGCCAATCTGCCGAACGTCGCTTTAGTTGGCTATACCAATGCTGGTAAGTCAACGACCATGAACGGTTTGGTCCGGTTATTTGGTAAAGGTGATGACAAGCAAGTCTTTGAAAAAGACATGCTATTTGCCACCTTGGATACCAGTATTCGCCAGTTAACTTTTCCAGATAACAAACAGTTGCTTTTAAGTGATACTGTTGGTTTTGTTAGCAACTTGCCACATAACTTAATTAATGCGTTCCGGTCAACCTTGTCAGAAGCCGCCAATGCCGACTTACTGATTCAAGTAATCGACTATTCGGATCCACATTACAAGGAAATGATGGCTACCACAGAAGCGACCTTAAAGGCGATTGGCGTGCATGACGTCCCAATGATTTATGCCTATAATAAAGCCGACTTAACCGAAGCGACCTATCCCACGCAGCAAGATGATCAACTCATCTATGCGGCCAAGGATGAAAAATCGCTACAACTTTTGACCCAGATTATCAAGGCGCAAGTTTTCAAGAACTTTGTCACCAAAACTTTACTGATTCCATTTAATGACGGTGAAGTCGTGGCCTACTTGAATGACCACGCCAACATTTTAAAGACAGATTATTTAGCTGATGGGACGCAATTGACGGTAGAATTAACGCCAGTTGACGCCCAACGGTATGCACATTACGAAGTCACACCAGCCTAA
- a CDS encoding NUDIX hydrolase, giving the protein MGYVLDLRQKVGHRPLVVVGAAIMAQNVAGQLLLVHRTDNQCWGLPAGSTEPGEAVTTTARRELQEETGLTVETLTLMTVFSGPKMHYVYPNGDVIDSVTVLYRGLVTDGKLITQPNETDAATFFAPTALPAPLTPLTAWMLQNLPD; this is encoded by the coding sequence TTGGGGTATGTGTTAGATTTACGGCAAAAGGTGGGGCATCGGCCATTAGTCGTGGTCGGTGCCGCCATCATGGCGCAAAATGTAGCGGGACAATTGTTACTGGTACATCGTACAGATAATCAGTGTTGGGGATTGCCGGCTGGCTCGACCGAACCGGGGGAAGCAGTCACGACGACTGCTCGCCGTGAATTACAAGAAGAAACTGGGCTCACCGTTGAGACATTAACGTTAATGACGGTTTTTAGCGGGCCAAAAATGCACTACGTCTATCCGAATGGCGATGTGATTGATAGTGTCACGGTCTTATATCGTGGGCTGGTGACGGATGGAAAATTAATAACGCAACCCAATGAAACGGATGCGGCCACTTTTTTTGCTCCGACGGCATTACCGGCACCACTAACCCCGTTAACCGCTTGGATGTTACAGAATCTACCGGATTGA
- a CDS encoding multidrug efflux SMR transporter, which yields MTWIYLIIAGIFEVVWATMMKLSDGFSQIGYAVATIIGMILSFGFLALATKHLPLSIAYPIWTGIGAVGAILVGVVIFKDQIAPLTWVFIAMLVIGIVGIKVTS from the coding sequence ATGACTTGGATTTATTTAATCATTGCTGGTATTTTTGAAGTTGTGTGGGCGACGATGATGAAGTTAAGTGACGGGTTTAGTCAAATTGGCTATGCCGTTGCGACGATTATTGGGATGATTTTAAGTTTCGGCTTTTTAGCGCTAGCCACGAAACACTTACCGTTGAGTATTGCGTATCCAATCTGGACGGGGATTGGCGCAGTTGGCGCAATTCTGGTTGGCGTCGTCATATTTAAAGATCAGATTGCACCGCTAACATGGGTGTTTATTGCCATGTTGGTGATTGGAATTGTCGGGATTAAGGTTACTAGTTAA
- a CDS encoding histidine phosphatase family protein produces the protein MSQFSIYLVRHGQTYFNVFNRMQGWSDSPLTERGQAMATQVGQALAPVNFAHYYASDSKRAIDTANLIMAAAPTKQPTVTTLANFREVFYGYFEGDDSSRTWSLVGKDYGVTSLHELLAYLPIDKTRDLMRTIDPFHEAEDEARYWARVNQGFDYLKAHHDHHEKILLVSHGTTIRSIVAHFAPDMDITTGPKNGSVTRLDVEGDQIHVVNYAEDLI, from the coding sequence ATGTCACAATTTTCGATTTATTTGGTGCGCCACGGCCAGACTTATTTTAATGTATTCAATCGGATGCAAGGTTGGTCGGATTCGCCTTTAACCGAACGCGGCCAAGCGATGGCGACCCAAGTTGGCCAGGCTTTAGCACCTGTTAATTTTGCCCATTATTACGCCAGTGACTCTAAACGCGCAATTGATACTGCTAACTTAATCATGGCCGCCGCACCAACAAAGCAGCCGACCGTCACCACCCTCGCCAATTTTCGCGAAGTCTTTTATGGCTATTTTGAAGGCGATGATTCTAGTCGGACGTGGTCACTCGTCGGCAAAGACTATGGCGTCACTAGTTTACATGAACTATTGGCTTACCTGCCAATCGACAAAACCCGCGACTTAATGCGGACAATCGATCCCTTTCACGAAGCCGAAGACGAAGCTCGCTATTGGGCGCGGGTCAACCAAGGCTTTGATTATCTAAAAGCCCATCATGATCATCATGAAAAAATCTTGTTAGTCTCACATGGCACGACAATTCGTAGCATTGTGGCTCATTTTGCCCCTGATATGGATATCACAACTGGTCCTAAAAATGGGAGCGTCACTCGCCTAGACGTGGAGGGTGACCAGATTCACGTGGTCAACTACGCTGAAGACTTAATTTAA
- a CDS encoding histidine phosphatase family protein has protein sequence MSTFSVYMIRHGQTYFNKYRRMQGWCDSPLTAVGEADAKKAGQLLAGIHFDAAYASDMSRAMTTANLILPSSGNASLAVTPMPAFREAFYGYFEGDDTSQTWYMIGAPHQAPTLSAIIEKYGIEKAKDFAKAADPFHQAEDNAEFWTRVNGGIARLRATHHDGDQVLLVSHGNTIFSMAAKYGHLTSPDRPQNGSVTKFTISDDTIHVDYFGKKDQLN, from the coding sequence ATGTCTACTTTTTCTGTTTATATGATTCGTCACGGTCAAACTTACTTTAATAAATATCGCCGTATGCAAGGCTGGTGTGATTCGCCACTAACAGCCGTTGGTGAGGCTGATGCTAAAAAAGCCGGTCAATTATTAGCGGGTATTCATTTTGATGCGGCTTACGCCAGTGACATGTCACGTGCCATGACAACCGCCAACTTAATTTTGCCTAGTAGCGGTAATGCTTCACTTGCCGTTACCCCGATGCCAGCTTTTCGCGAAGCCTTCTACGGTTACTTTGAAGGTGATGATACTTCGCAGACCTGGTACATGATTGGTGCGCCCCATCAAGCACCGACCCTATCTGCAATTATTGAGAAGTATGGCATTGAAAAAGCCAAGGACTTCGCTAAGGCGGCTGATCCTTTCCACCAAGCTGAAGATAACGCCGAGTTTTGGACCCGCGTTAACGGTGGCATTGCCCGACTACGGGCCACCCACCATGACGGCGATCAGGTGTTATTAGTTAGCCACGGTAATACCATCTTTAGCATGGCCGCTAAATATGGACACCTAACCTCACCAGATCGCCCTCAAAACGGTAGTGTCACGAAATTCACCATTAGCGATGATACGATTCACGTTGATTACTTTGGAAAAAAGGACCAGCTCAACTAA
- a CDS encoding cation:proton antiporter family protein — protein sequence MDQVSLVIILFAALLIPLVMAKFKINSLPTAVMEIIVGIILGPSLFNLVSMNTSISQLSTIGVIVLLFLSGLEIDFSLFKKRRAALTPLEQKQAGSLPKYSPVRLSVYAYSTVLILSLLLAATFKVTGLFSDFGLATILFATISLGIVIAALKEKELLSKAFGQTILLISVFGELIPMMGLTLYASIFGSNSQSLWLLLLILAVAAVLLLRFKPFFHFYQNINKSTTQLDIRLAFFLIVTMVTVAESVGAENILGAFVAGIVLKLLQPNESTRERLDSIGYGFFIPIFFISTGVDLNLRTLLTSGKTLLLIPLFFFAYMIAKLGGYWVLKLRFKQANALAGTALTATTMTMVLAILRVAKSMKTITTDQSGAFLLAALLTCVVSPLIFNKFYSAEKEDLVKTSVHFIGANLSTVPVAQQLRKGWYDVQMFTNHPQNYKTYHAQAPVQLLENFTAEELEAQGVFDTDILVLGHIDAERNYELAKAANTYGVRRIIVRFEDRNVLNEHEDELRDLGVEVYNTPEANITLLRSLIESPSTLLMLRDTENSIYEVRVANRLYTNVQIKNLQFAKDITISQVIRNRRVIVPNGSTTIQYGDRLIFTGSKQAAPLIRQALATVN from the coding sequence ATGGATCAAGTATCATTAGTCATTATTTTATTTGCCGCATTACTCATCCCATTGGTGATGGCAAAATTCAAAATCAATAGCTTGCCAACCGCCGTTATGGAAATTATTGTTGGGATTATTCTCGGTCCCAGCCTATTCAATCTGGTCTCAATGAATACGTCAATTTCTCAATTATCCACGATTGGCGTCATTGTCTTATTATTCTTAAGTGGGCTCGAAATTGATTTCAGCTTATTTAAAAAACGGCGCGCCGCACTAACACCATTGGAACAAAAACAAGCCGGGAGTTTACCAAAGTATTCCCCAGTTCGGCTATCGGTCTATGCCTATAGTACAGTCTTGATTTTATCATTATTACTAGCAGCCACTTTCAAAGTCACCGGCTTGTTCAGCGATTTTGGGCTAGCGACAATTTTATTTGCCACGATTTCTTTAGGCATCGTCATTGCAGCGCTCAAAGAAAAGGAACTGCTCAGTAAAGCCTTCGGGCAAACAATCCTCCTAATTTCTGTCTTTGGGGAATTGATCCCGATGATGGGCCTGACTTTGTACGCCTCTATTTTTGGGAGTAATTCTCAAAGTTTATGGCTCTTATTATTAATTTTAGCCGTCGCCGCAGTTTTACTTTTGCGGTTTAAACCTTTTTTCCATTTTTATCAAAATATCAATAAATCAACCACTCAATTGGATATCCGGCTGGCCTTTTTCTTAATCGTCACCATGGTCACCGTTGCGGAATCTGTGGGCGCTGAAAATATTTTAGGCGCTTTCGTCGCCGGGATTGTCCTTAAATTACTGCAACCAAATGAAAGTACTCGCGAACGACTTGACTCGATTGGTTATGGCTTTTTTATTCCGATCTTCTTTATTTCCACGGGTGTCGACCTAAATTTGCGTACTTTACTAACGAGTGGGAAGACGCTACTGCTGATTCCATTGTTTTTCTTCGCCTATATGATTGCGAAGCTCGGTGGTTACTGGGTCCTAAAACTACGCTTCAAACAAGCCAATGCCTTGGCCGGAACCGCACTAACTGCCACCACCATGACAATGGTCTTAGCTATTTTACGGGTTGCCAAGTCAATGAAGACGATTACGACCGACCAATCCGGGGCATTCCTGTTGGCCGCCCTATTAACTTGTGTCGTCTCACCATTAATTTTTAATAAATTTTATTCCGCTGAAAAAGAAGATTTGGTCAAGACATCGGTCCATTTTATCGGTGCCAATCTCAGTACCGTGCCGGTCGCCCAACAATTACGTAAAGGCTGGTACGATGTACAAATGTTTACCAATCATCCGCAAAATTACAAGACCTATCATGCCCAAGCCCCCGTTCAACTGCTGGAGAACTTTACCGCCGAAGAACTTGAAGCGCAAGGCGTCTTTGATACCGACATTTTAGTGCTCGGTCATATTGATGCCGAACGGAACTATGAGTTGGCCAAAGCAGCTAATACGTATGGTGTTCGCCGGATTATCGTTCGCTTTGAAGACCGTAACGTATTGAATGAACATGAAGACGAACTACGCGACTTGGGCGTTGAAGTTTACAACACCCCGGAAGCTAACATTACATTACTCCGGTCACTCATCGAATCACCATCGACCTTGTTGATGTTACGCGATACTGAGAATAGTATTTACGAAGTCCGTGTCGCCAACCGCTTATACACCAATGTTCAGATTAAGAATCTCCAATTTGCTAAAGATATTACCATTAGTCAGGTGATCCGCAATCGCCGCGTCATCGTGCCCAATGGTAGTACCACAATTCAGTATGGGGATCGGTTAATCTTTACGGGGAGCAAGCAAGCGGCGCCACTTATCCGACAAGCCTTAGCGACTGTCAACTAA
- a CDS encoding GrpB family protein, whose product MQTRQFVAYRPSWQTAATNFQQQLKQSLSPWFKASSHVGSTAIPTIPAQPIIDIALLVTDMTAATKALAATPVPNQPQTYQLTIQGQAFQLIFFTDATQYQRLINFRDYLNAHRTDSRKYTAVRTKAAAVPDYYAAKSLFITSINGKASEWLLTKATHEHHDRTVRAELVNMCLIMNPVTHEVVVENKIDSQWPGLTLPGGHVDPGESQVTAMQREVREETGLTVSHLKLVGTVTWVENAAGDVSLGTLYTTTDYTGNLLAGSYEGAISWHPLTTLATAKLAPGIAQLLKVFTDPNLNEAFWGFEDNQLKVY is encoded by the coding sequence ATGCAAACGAGGCAATTCGTCGCTTACCGACCTAGTTGGCAAACTGCGGCGACCAATTTTCAGCAACAATTAAAACAATCGCTATCACCTTGGTTCAAAGCCAGCAGTCACGTTGGTAGTACCGCAATTCCAACCATTCCGGCACAACCAATTATTGATATTGCGCTTCTGGTAACCGACATGACGGCCGCTACTAAGGCTTTAGCTGCGACACCAGTGCCTAATCAGCCCCAGACTTATCAGCTAACCATTCAGGGGCAGGCCTTTCAGTTGATTTTTTTCACTGACGCCACGCAATATCAGCGCTTGATTAATTTTCGGGATTATTTGAACGCCCATCGTACGGATAGTCGTAAATATACTGCGGTGCGGACTAAAGCTGCAGCGGTACCGGACTACTATGCCGCAAAATCCCTCTTTATCACTAGTATCAACGGCAAAGCTAGCGAGTGGTTATTAACAAAAGCGACACATGAACATCACGATCGCACCGTGCGGGCGGAACTCGTTAACATGTGCTTAATCATGAATCCCGTCACCCATGAAGTCGTTGTTGAAAATAAAATCGATTCACAATGGCCCGGGTTAACTTTACCAGGTGGACATGTTGACCCCGGCGAAAGCCAAGTCACCGCCATGCAGCGTGAGGTTCGTGAAGAGACGGGTCTCACAGTATCACACCTAAAACTCGTAGGGACCGTTACCTGGGTTGAAAATGCCGCTGGTGATGTGTCTTTAGGGACACTGTACACGACCACCGATTACACTGGCAACCTCCTCGCTGGGTCCTATGAGGGCGCCATCAGTTGGCACCCATTGACTACTCTGGCAACCGCCAAGTTAGCGCCTGGAATCGCCCAATTATTAAAAGTCTTTACCGACCCCAACTTAAATGAAGCTTTCTGGGGTTTCGAAGATAATCAACTTAAAGTTTATTAA
- a CDS encoding DedA family protein, with protein sequence MPLTNLIEILTHLEQFIGPLLVTLGNWSYITLFAVIFLETGMVVFPFLPGESLIFLASTMAATHTTLNIQILVPVFFFAAVIGDTVNFEIGHHLIQWPWLQRHLPADKQRLAQTFFAKYGSRAVMLGRFVPLIRTFVPLMAGSAKMPKKAFAIWNLVGVGLWVTVGCSLGYFFGSISFVQAHLSLFFLGILACALIPAIGITLFKTLRRRASI encoded by the coding sequence ATGCCTTTGACCAATCTAATCGAGATTTTAACCCATTTAGAACAATTCATCGGTCCCCTATTAGTCACGTTGGGCAACTGGAGTTATATCACGCTATTTGCGGTCATCTTCCTAGAAACTGGGATGGTGGTCTTTCCATTTTTACCCGGCGAATCGTTAATCTTTTTAGCCAGTACGATGGCTGCGACCCACACCACTTTAAACATTCAAATTTTAGTACCAGTCTTCTTCTTTGCAGCGGTAATCGGTGATACAGTTAATTTTGAAATCGGTCATCATCTCATTCAATGGCCGTGGCTACAACGCCATTTGCCAGCTGACAAACAACGACTAGCCCAAACATTCTTTGCGAAGTATGGGTCCCGCGCCGTTATGTTAGGCCGGTTCGTTCCTTTAATTCGCACGTTCGTCCCACTAATGGCTGGTTCGGCTAAAATGCCTAAAAAAGCGTTCGCCATTTGGAATCTAGTCGGTGTTGGCCTGTGGGTAACCGTTGGCTGTTCACTAGGTTATTTCTTTGGTTCCATCAGCTTTGTGCAGGCGCATCTATCACTATTCTTCTTAGGAATTCTCGCTTGTGCTTTAATTCCAGCGATTGGGATTACCTTATTCAAAACCCTGCGACGACGCGCATCCATCTAA